AGCCTGGACTGCATAAGCGCGGGCGGGGAATACATCTTCAAAAAAGACATGGGCCCGATGCTTAGCGGCAACATACGCGCCATGCCCTACAACGCCTACCGCAACCTTATAAACAGCGAAGACCCGGAAAAGGTAGCCGCTTTTTGCCTGGCCCATATGGAATATATCATAGAAAACGAAGGGGAGATCGGCGCCCTGCTTTTGGAGCCGATACGGGCCACCGACATACACATACCGCCGCAAAGCTATTTTGCCGGCTTGCGCGCTTTGTGCGACAAACACGGCATGCTCCTCGTTTTTGACGAAATACCTACCGCGCCGGGGCGCAGCGGCCATTTTTACGTTCATCAAAGATTCGCCGTGGAACCCGATATCGCCGTATTGGGCAAAGGACTTGGCGGCGGCGTCGTTCCCCAGGCGGCGGTGCTGGCCAAGAAACATTGCGACATAGCGCAAGACATCTCCCTCGGGCACTATACGCATGAAAAACCGGCCTTGGGCTGCGCCGCCGCCCTTGCCGCCATAGAGTATATCGACGCGGAAAAACTGCTGGCTAAATGCGCCGCCCTTTCCGCTTTTGCGCAAGATAAGGCGGCGAAGCTGGCGGAAAAATACGCCTGTGTCGGCGACGTGCGCATAGCCGGATTGCTGATTGCCTTTGAATTGGTAAAAGACAGAAAGAGCAAAGAAAAAGCTATCGGACTGGCGGAAAAAGTGCTTTATTACTGCTTAGAGCGCGGCCTGTCTTTCAAGCTGTCCGCCGGCAACTGCATAACCTGGCATCCGCCCCTTATTGTAACGGAAAAAGAACTGGCCTTCGCCTTTGCCTTGCTGGAGGACGCCCTGAAAGCCTGTGCGCCGAATTCGTCCGTCTGAGTAAGGCGTGCTTTGCCGCGACGCTTTGGATGGCTCTTTATATCTATATCGTCGGGAAAAAGAACTGGAGAACTCCAAGCGGCGAAAAAAGGCGGGCAGGCCGCCGATAAAGCCAGCTGTTCCCGGCTGTTGTTGTGGCAAAACCACCCGCGAGGCGGGTGGTTTTGCGTTTGTTCAACGGAATTTTATCTCCCAGCCGACGAGGAAGCTTATGCCATTGGCGGGGTAGCCCGTCCTATAATGATATTTATGGTCGAGAAGGTTGTAAATGTTTAAATAGACTTTCTGGTTTTCGGCGATCTGATAACGCGCCGTTGTGTTTACCACGGCGTGTCCGGGCAGGTTTTGTGATGGATACTGATTCTGGTCGTTGGCCGATAGGGAATCAATCATGACCGACTGCGAATATTTCCGGTTGGCATAATGGAGGCCAAGGTGGAACTGGTTTCTCCGCTCGCTATAATAATCGCTGGCGTCGGAATCTATGTAGGTATAATTGACGTCCGCCCGGAAATGGTTGCCAAGCACGCCGGTCCAGGTAACCGCCGCCCCATTGGCCTGATAACTGCTGATGTTTTGTGGAGTCCAGAGCGTACCATAGCCCCCCGAAACATCCTGCCAAACAATCCGATCTTTTAGTAACCGCCGGAAGAAACTGACGCTTACGCTGTGCTTGTCGCCAAATTCTTTTTTCAAGCCTGTTTCAAAAGTCCAGCCAGTTTCCGGTTTCAAATTGGGGTTGCCAAACATTCCCATGCCAGAACCCCAATCTTCGTACCAGTAAAGATCGTCGAAATCCGGCGCGCGGAACACCTTGCCCCAATTGGCGAAAAAGCTGGTCTTGTCGTTGATTTTGTACAGGCCGCTGATCTTTGGCACGGCCTTGTTGCCGAAATCGTTGGTCATTTCATACAATAAACTGGGGGTGAGGATAAATTTGCCGATGCCAACCTGATCTTGCAGGAAAAAATTCCTTTTCCAACGTTTGCGTTGCCCTTCGTAGTTCGTGCTTTCAATCTCCGCCACAGATAGGTCGGTGCCCCAGGACAGGAGGTTGTTGCCGATCTTCCGGCTGTCCTGATAGGAGAGGCCGTGGGTTTTTTCCTTGTGCGCGAATCGAGTGGAATAGGATAAACCTTTATAATCTCGGTCTTTATAATAATATTGCAGACGAAAATCCGACTTGTTGTAGCCTATGGACAAGATTTGATTTTCCGCCTCGCTGCGGTCAAACAAACTCGGGGAGGTTATCGTGCCTGGTTCACCGGCTTTGTGGCGTATATAATTATAATTGAAAAACAGATCGCCGCCGCCGGCCTGCCTTCCTATGCGCAGGGAAAGGTTTTTGTCGTCATCTCGGCTGTTCGGCCGGTAACCGTCGGTGGCATAATAAACGCCGTTCAGCCGCCAGTCCCATTTGCCGTTGCTCCCGGATGTGCCCAATCTGATCTCGCGCTGCCGATCGTCGCCGATGGCTATGCCAAAGTTGGCGGATGGTTCCCGCGTCCCTTTTTTGGTAAAAATCTGGATTACCCCGCCGACCGCGTCCGCGCCGTACAAGGCCGAATTGCCGCCGCGCGCTACTTCGATGCGCTCGATCGCGTCTAAGCTTATGGCGAACTGACTAAGGTCTATGCTGCTTGCGCCGGATGTTCCCTGTGTCGGGTTTATCCTTACCCCATCAATCATCACGACCACAATTTCCGAGCCGTTGATAAAAGGAGTAGCCGCCCCGGTGCGCCCGTAGCGCACAACGGCGACCCCCGGCGCGCCTTCGAGGGCATCCGCCAAAGATATCGCCCCTTTTCTTTCAATGTCGTCCGCCGTTATCACCGCCGTTTCAGCGGCGATGTCCAAAGGCCTCCGCTTGGTGCGGGTGGCGGTAACGGTTACCGGATCAAGCTCGAACACTTCTTCCGCCGCGTTTTCCTTTGCCAGGGCGCTCCCCTGCAATAGCGACAGGCTTAAAAATACCCCCATACCCAACACTTTCTTGCTTTTTCTCATTTTAGCGCTTACATCCTTTCCTGTTTTTATCTATCCCAATCACCGGGCGGCCCGGAGCATCGGCCAAAAAATTCCCTCCCAGCCAAGCTGAAAGGGAAGCGGGACGGCAAACAGCCAAATAAATCCTGCCCTATCGCTCGTAGGGTGGCACGATGAACTTTCAACAGGCGAGACTCCTGGCTCCAGATCGCCGCGCCTTGCGCTTTCAGGGATTGTTCCCGAAAGTTCAGGCCGCCGGTCTGCTACAGTGGCGGGACCGCGCCGGCTTTCAACCGGCTTGCATCTCAAGTCCTGACGGGCTTCTGTTGGTTATTTAGAGGTAACATTATCTATATTCTGTTACTTGCCGTAATTGTTAAAACATCGGCAGATAGCGTACAAAGCGTACTGTAAAACATGAATAGAGTCTGACGTCAACAAAACGCCTTTCCTTTGCCGCATTGCAACCACCAGTCGCAATGCGGCTTTTTCATTTTCCGGCATCTGTTTTATCAGTAACAGAATATAGAAAGTGTTGCCTAAAGCCGTTAATATATGAACTGTGGCTTATATTTATGCGCTGCGGCTTGTCTGCCGGGACGCCTGCGGGGATTGCCCGGGTTTTGGCTTGTTTTGCGTTGTTATGCCGGATTTTCTGCCTTTCCCTTGGCGCAAAATCCCGGCCGGGAACATAAAAGGCCCCTTTGCGGCAAGGCAAAGAGGCCGATACTTTTGCGCAATGTTCCCCTTTCTTTGGCAGGAAGGCACATAAAAACAAGCCTCCGTGTCAAAGAGGCTCGCCTAAGGCAAAATGAAAACACCTGCGTTTGCTACCTCTCCGTCTAACTGCGGATCAAACAGCAATAATACGGCAGACAATTCTTCTGGACTCGGGTTTCATTGTTTGGAAAGCCTTCCCGCAGATAACCGCCCGGCAACTTCCGTTGCCCAACGCTTTATCCCAGTGACATTTCGGAACCGCCCCCAACCGGGCAATCCCTATCCGCGCTCCACCTTACAGCGGCGTAACCGTGCCGGCGCGCGTGGCCAAAGGCCATCCGCCGGCGTTCCTTATTAAGCCCTTGCGGGCATCTGCCATATTACTTATGAACTTGTGCCGGAACTACTGAAATTCTGCTAAACAAAGATTAACACAGTTGATTTTTGCTGTCAAGCGGATTTTGCCGATAAAAATTTTTAAAACTCAAAAAAATTTTCCGCTTCATAATATGCTATTCCCATTGAAACATTGATTTTTAAAATATTGAATTGACTGATGCCCAAAGGCAATATCTGTACTATAATAAAAATAGGATGCGCAGATGCGCGGCATGGTAAAGTTGCCCCGCCGATTTTCGCCGCCGTGGCCGCAAGCGAGCGTTAGCAGCCGCCATAATTAATGCTGTTCTCAGATCAAAATCACACTTTCTTGCGGCCGATTTCCCACCCCGCTTTGCCCCAAAGCCGCGCCGAACCTACGGATTCGCCTGCGTTTTGCGCCGCGCAGGGCGGGAAATTATCTCGCAAATTTAAATCATGTTTTAATCCGGGAGCAGCACAATTGTAGCCAGGAGGGATTTATGTTGCTTTTAAATTTCATTGTTATACGCAAAATGTT
This genomic interval from Acidaminococcales bacterium contains the following:
- a CDS encoding TonB-dependent receptor; this translates as MRKSKKVLGMGVFLSLSLLQGSALAKENAAEEVFELDPVTVTATRTKRRPLDIAAETAVITADDIERKGAISLADALEGAPGVAVVRYGRTGAATPFINGSEIVVVMIDGVRINPTQGTSGASSIDLSQFAISLDAIERIEVARGGNSALYGADAVGGVIQIFTKKGTREPSANFGIAIGDDRQREIRLGTSGSNGKWDWRLNGVYYATDGYRPNSRDDDKNLSLRIGRQAGGGDLFFNYNYIRHKAGEPGTITSPSLFDRSEAENQILSIGYNKSDFRLQYYYKDRDYKGLSYSTRFAHKEKTHGLSYQDSRKIGNNLLSWGTDLSVAEIESTNYEGQRKRWKRNFFLQDQVGIGKFILTPSLLYEMTNDFGNKAVPKISGLYKINDKTSFFANWGKVFRAPDFDDLYWYEDWGSGMGMFGNPNLKPETGWTFETGLKKEFGDKHSVSVSFFRRLLKDRIVWQDVSGGYGTLWTPQNISSYQANGAAVTWTGVLGNHFRADVNYTYIDSDASDYYSERRNQFHLGLHYANRKYSQSVMIDSLSANDQNQYPSQNLPGHAVVNTTARYQIAENQKVYLNIYNLLDHKYHYRTGYPANGISFLVGWEIKFR
- a CDS encoding aspartate aminotransferase family protein, which translates into the protein MAAFDFAREGDVNEGGLRKEWRQALDGETDALLREDEAVFLKQSMSTPCLNVIADARGCYIFDLSGKRYLDFHGNGLHQVGYKNERVIRAVTEQMARLPFIPRRYTAEIAVRAAEKLIDKTTGKDFRVLFTPSGTAAVGIALKIARKVTGRHKVISLWESFHGASLDCISAGGEYIFKKDMGPMLSGNIRAMPYNAYRNLINSEDPEKVAAFCLAHMEYIIENEGEIGALLLEPIRATDIHIPPQSYFAGLRALCDKHGMLLVFDEIPTAPGRSGHFYVHQRFAVEPDIAVLGKGLGGGVVPQAAVLAKKHCDIAQDISLGHYTHEKPALGCAAALAAIEYIDAEKLLAKCAALSAFAQDKAAKLAEKYACVGDVRIAGLLIAFELVKDRKSKEKAIGLAEKVLYYCLERGLSFKLSAGNCITWHPPLIVTEKELAFAFALLEDALKACAPNSSV